The sequence GCAGAATCTACTATAAAGACCTTGAAACAGATAGTGACTTCATCAAATTGTTAGCGAATGATGATGCGCGGTATTCATTTATCGGAAACGAAGACAGAACGTTCTACTTCATGACGAACTATAAGGCGCCAAAAGAAAAAATTATCGCAATCAATTTAGATCACCCTTCTAGTGATGAATGGACAGACATCGTCCCTGAGCAAGAAGATGTCCTCTCGTTTGGGAGTATGATTAATAACCAGTTCGTCACAGGTTATTTGCATAATGCCTATTACAAGATGAAAGTCTATGCTACCGACGGGGCTTTCGTGAAAGAGATTCCATTGCCGTCATTCGTTTCATTGTCAGGCATGAGTGGAAAGAAAGAAGACACATCGATGTTCATCGGCTACACATCCTATTTGTCGCCAGGTACAACGGCAAGCTATGATTTTAAATCGGGTGAACTGACATATGTATTTAAACGTGACGACAAATTCGACACGACTGATTTCGAAACGACGCAGATTTTCTATCCATCAAAAGACGGAACTAAGATTCCAATGTTCTTGACGCATAAAAAAGGAATTGAACTAAATGGGGAGAATCCGGTACTTTTATATGGGTACGGGGGCTTTAATGTCAGTTTGACGCCTTCATTCTCGCCTGCGCTCAGACTTTGGATGGAAGAGGGCGGTGTATATGCCGTCGCCAATCTTAGAGGTGGCGGGGAGTTCGGAGAAGATTGGTACAATGCCGGTACATTGGGCAATAAGCAGAATGTTTTTGATGATTTTATCGCTGCGGCTGAATGGCTCATCGAAAAGAAGTATACACGGACTGGAAAGCTTGCCATCATGGGCGGCAGTAATGGTGGATTGCTTGTCGGTGCGTGTATTACACAAAGACCTGATCTGTACGGGGCAGCGGTTTGCCAAGTACCTGTTATTGATATGCTCCGTTACCATAAATTTACCGTTGGACGTTATTGGGTTACTGATTTCGGGAACGCGGAAGCGAATGCAGATCACTTCGAATTCATGATGAAATATTCACCGCTGCATAATGTGCATGAAGGAACATCTTATCCACCGACAATCATTACGACTGCCGATACGGATGACCGCGTCGTCCCATTGCATGCAAAGAAATTTGCTGCGACGCTACAAGCAGCTCAACAAGGTGAAAATCCGATTTTGTTGCGTGTAGAAAAAAATGCAGGCCATGGAATGGGGAAACCGACAGTCAAAATCATTGAAGAGCAAACAGACGTCTACTCCTTCTTGTTTAAAGTACTGAATATATAAAACAAAGGCTGTTTCATCAGAAAATCGATGAAACAGCCTTTGTTTGTCTTCACTTCTGCCTCTCCCAATTTCTTAAAGCGGGAAACGGATCAAATGACCATTCCGTCCGGCCGTTGTATTTGTAGACGCCATAATGGAGATGCGGTGGGAATTTTCCTGACGTGCCTTCTTTACCGTATCCAGAACTGCCAACATACCCTAGCAACGTACCAGGCTCGACGACATCTCCTTCTTTAATGCCTTTATCAAAATAGGCTAAATGGGCATAATAATGATAAGTGTTATGATTGTCGCGAATCCCGATTCGCCAGCCTCCATAGTTATTCCAACCCATCACTTCAATGACACCATAAGAAGTTGCGACGACAGGCACGCCGTATCCTGCGAACAGGTCTGTTCCTTCATGGATTCTGCGCCCGCCCCAGCCGCGGCTTGACCCGAATGTGCCGCGATAGCTGTAATGATACCGTTTAGGGATTGGGAATGTGTGTGCATCCAGTTCAACCGTTCCAAAATGTCTGTAAAGCTTGGCAATCGCCAAAATTTGATTTACAGTCGCTTCCCGTTTGTAATAATGCCATAAAGCCGCCTTATACTCGGCTTCATTTGGTCCGTAAAAAGCCAGATGCGTAGCCATCGTTTGAAGAACATCTGATGGATTTGTTCGATCCGCTACTCCATCCCCATTGCCATCCGTTCCATTTCCACCGAAAAAGGAAATAGAAAGGGGAGACGTATCAAGTGAGTTTGGATTCAATGCACCTATCCAGTACTCTAAAGGAAATTGAAGTGAAATCGGGCCAGGCGATTTCTCGATATCGGGTCGAACTTGTTGGATATTCCGTTCATATTGATCGATTGCAGCTAAATGATACCAAGGAACAAGTTCACTTGAGGATTCGAAGTAATGGCGCATTCGTTCATCGATAACTTCCGATTCAGATTGCGCTGATACGGAAGTTGATGACAATTGGCTGAAAATGAAAATGCTACCCATAAAAATAAACAAGTTAGTGCGCAAAGGGATTCCTCCTTCTATCACACATAGAATTCCCCGATTTGCTTCAATCATGAGTAATTTGTGCATTGTCATATGATGGAATGGGTTTTGGGTGATATACTCAACAAGAGATTGTCATTAGAGGAGGTTGTTACAATGGAGAAATTAAAGTCAGTGGAACAATTTGAGCAATTGAAAAACGGGGAACGGACAATTTTTATGTTTTCAGCGGACTGGTGTCCTGATTGCCGCATCATTGAGCCATTATTGCCAGGATTAATGGCGGATTATCCAGAATATGAATTCATCTATGTAGATCGCGATGAGTTCATGGATATTTGCCAGCAACACGATATTTTCGGTATTCCTAGTTTCATTGCATATCACAGCGGAGAAGAAGTAGGTCGTTTTGTTAGCAAGGACAGGAAGACACGTGAAGAAATTGAAGCATTTATAAATGAATTAAGTGCGTAAATTAAAAGGAGGAGAAGCCAATACAGCGCTTCTCCCTTTTTTTATGACTTAGCTTGAAGTATGGTATACATTTTTTCCGGGTAATCTGTAAAAATGGCTTCAACTCCGGCTTGTTCCAGCATTTTTGCGTACTTTTCATCATTGACTGTGAATGTTCTGACAGGGAGCCCAGCCTCAAACACTTCCTGCATCGATGGTCGGATGGCGGCAGGGAAAAGTACATGTAACGCGTCTGCGGGTATGTTACGGATGTAGTCGACAGGATTGACGAGCACTTCCATGAAAAGTGCACCTGTTTTAATGGAAGGTGCAAGTTGTTTTGCTTTTTGAATAGCTCCGTGATCGAATGAAGATAGGATGACACGTGATTCCATTTGCATAGCGGTAACTAATTCAATAACCTTTTCGACCATACCATCATAAGGGAAAATATCTGATTTTAGTTCGATATTCAAGACGTGATGCGTACTGCTGAATACCTCAAGAACTTCTTGCAGTGTCGGAATCGTTTCGCCTGCGAAGTCAGCAGAAAACCAACTGCCAAAATCATGATTTTTCAATTCCGACAATGTCATATCCTTCACATACCCCTTACCGTCAGAAGTGCGGTTAATCTTCTCGTCATGGATGACGACTAGCTCATTGTCTGCCGTCATATGTACGTCAAATTCCACGCCATGAACAGGCAAGTAGGAAGCCTCTTTAAAAGCACTGATCGTATTTTCAGGGTAAGTTCCTGAAGCACCCCTGTGTGCGAAAATATTCATTGTACAGCTCCTCCTGTTTGAAAAAGTAATTTCACGAAAGAAAGGGCTTACGGTAGATCCGTAGCCCTTCGATTATATCCTAACGAACATGATTAATTCCATTTTTTGTTGTCTGCGATTTCTTTTTTTAGAATTTCAGCGCCTCTCGGACTAATATACATACCGTTTGACAGTTTTGTATTCTCTGGTGTAATTTCACCAGTTACGATACAAGCTTCGTCGACGACGTATTTTCGTAAGATAATCATGTCTTCATCTACAAAGATTTCCATAGGAGCACCTTTTTCAAGATGGAGTGAGTTCCTAAGTTCCTTAGGAATGACAATTCGCCCAAGATGATCGACCTTCCTGACAATACCTAAACTTCGCATAATATCCTCCCTGACATTGTGAATTTACTTGTGCAATTACTGTAAGCTTATCCGTGTATAAGAAGAATTGCAAAAATATGAATATACTATCTTATCGTTCCCTATATCCTCTATTCCTCTTTTGGAAGTTTTAAAACTATTGTGAACAAATATTTCTGTTAAAATAGGGTAGGTTTCACCAAACATTTTAAAAGGGGATACAGAATGTCTATTATCCATAAGAAGTCTATAGTATTTGACTACATCCAGATTATTGTCGGCGCCACGCTCGTCGGCCTCGCGTTCAATATATTTTTGCTTCCTTCGCGAATTGCTGCGGGAGGTGTATCGGGAATCAGCACAATTCTCTATGAATTGTTCGGCTACAATCCTGCATACGTACAGTGGCTTATTAATATTCCGTTAATCATTCTCGGATTATTGCTAGCGGGGAAAGAGTTCAGTGCGAAAACGATTGTCGGGACATTCTTCGTTCCATTTGTCATTTTTCTAACTGCGGGAATTGATGTCTCAATTGAAAATCCTCTACTCAGTTCTATTTATGGAGGGATTATGCTCGGGATTGGCCTCGGTATTGTGTACAGGGGAAACGGTTCAACGGGCGGGACAGCACTTATTGCCCAATTGTTAAAAAAATACACAGGTATGTCCAGCGGATTTTCTCAACTAATTGTTGATGGGGTCGTAGTAGTCACTTCGGCTTTCGTCTTTAATTTTGAATTGGCGCTGTACGCACTTATGTCAATCTATGTGACAAGCAAAGTAATCGACTTCGTTCAATTACAAACTTCCCCGACAAAGCTAGTACTCATTATTACAGAAAGCCCTGATAAGATTCAATCGATTATCCAGAACGAAATTGATAGAGGTTTGACGAAAGTGCAGTCAACTGGGGGATTTTCGAATAATGAAAAGACGATGATCTTCTGCGTCGTGGAACAATCAGAAGCCGTTTATTTGAAAAAGTTATTACAGACAGCTGAACCGACATCTTTTGTCATCTTCTTGAACGCTTCTGAAATATTAGGATCTGGTTTTTCAAAGGCAAAAGTGCATGGGCTGAATAAATAGGTATACAATTCAGTTTTAAATGCTATACTAGTCACAATCGAATATTTCTTATCAAGAGAAGCAGAGGGAATTGGCCCGTTGACGCTTCAGCAACCTCTGCAATTGCAGGAAGGTGCTACCTCCAACAAGATGAAAGTCTTGAGAGATAAGAGCGGAGAATTACTAAACATCCTCGTTCCTATCTATAGGGAGCGAGGATGTTTATTTTGAGGGGGAATTCACAATGCCGATTAATATACCTGAACAATTACCTGCACGCGAAATGCTGAAAGAAGAAAAAATCTTTGTTATGGATGAAATGAGGGCCACTTCACAGGACATCCGGCCGCTAAATATACTAATTTTGAACCTCATGCCGGAAAAGGAACGAACAGAGCTCCAATTATTAAGACTGCTTGGCAATACACCTTTGCAAGTGAATGTATCCTTTTTGAATACGGCTACCTATGAATCACGTAACGTCAGCAAAAATCATTTGGACTCATTTTACACGACGTTCGAAAAGGTCAGAAACCACCGTTATGACGGGTTGATTATTACCGGCGCACCCATCGAACATTTGGAATTTGAAGATGTGGCGTATTGGGACGAATTGAAGCAAATCATGGACTGGTCAAAAACGAACGTCACTTCCGTTTTGCATATTTGTTGGGGGGCTCAGGCTGCGCTTTATTATCATTACGGAATTAATAAATTTGAGTTGCCTAAAAAGCTTTCAGGTGTATACAGTCATACATTGACTGATCCAACGATAGAATTGGCGCGAGGCTTCAATGATCTGTTTAATGCACCACATTCAAGATACACGACCGTTTCTGTCGAACAGATTGAACAGGATCCGCGTTTACAATTGTTGGCTGTGTCAGAAGATGCAGGAGCTTTTATCATTATTTCCAAGGATAGCAAGCATATTATGGTCACGGGCCATCTCGAATACGATGCATGCACACTCGGTGAAGAATATGCACGCGATGTAGCAAAGGGGATTGATATTGCTATCCCTGAAAACTACTTCCCAGACAATGACCCTTCTAAAGAGCCATTGAACACATGGCGATCGCATACACATCTGCTGTTTTCGAACTGGTTGAATTACTACGTCTATCAGGAAACACCTTATGAGTGGGATTAAAATAATACTATTGGAAAGACGGCGGCGGATACTACATTCCGACGTCGTTTTTTTAATTTGTAGTGAAAGAAAGTGATTTTTATATAAAGAGGAGGAACGATGGGCTATTCATCGCAATATGCATCGCTTAGAGTTAACGGTGGTTAGTCGAAATGAAGCTGGTCTATCTTTATATAAAAAAATGGGTTTCGAAATTGAAGGAACAAAAAAGCACTCTTTATTCATCGGTGATGAATTTGTTGATGAATATTACATGTCAAAGCTGATTGATCCTGTTCCCTGCTAAACACGGTTGTTATTGAGTTTATTTACTCAGTAGCGGCAAGTTTTTCTGTGAAATGGAATAATTATAGGGTTGAATGGGAAGAGACAAGTTGTTTTCGCCACAAATGTTAAAATAAACGAAACTCTAGCGAACACTTACTAAAGCTATGAGATAGGAATTGAATCCATGTTAAAGAAAAAGTTAATATATATAATGGTTGGAATCGTTGCATTCGCTTATTTCGTTTACTTTCAAAATAATTCAATCGTCACAAGTAAAACAGTTATTCGTTCAGCTGACATCCCTAATGGTTTCCATCAATACAAGATCGTCCATTTGTCTGATCTTCACAGTAAGAATTTTGGGAGAGACCAGCAAATATTGGTTCGAAAAGTAAGTCAGCTAAAGCCGAATATCATTGTATTTACGGGTGACCTGATTGATTCTAATCGGGTGGGAGATGAGGCTAGCCTTATCTTAATGAAAGAATTGACAACCATTGTGCCTGTTTATTACGTTTCTGGCAACCACGAATGGTGGTCTGGAACATTCAGCTCCTTGGAAAGTTCACTGAATGATCTAGGGGTACGGGTTTTGAGAAATGAGCATGATGTCGTGGATAAAGGAAATGACAAAATGTACATTGTTGGCATCGATGACCCGGCTCATGGCAGTAAGAGTTTAACTGAACGTGAGAGAACGGAGGACGTTATCGTGGAGTCGATAGAGGGAATTGAGAAAGACAGTTTCACGATTCTACTATCGCATCGTCCAGAAATGCTTGACCTTTATGCAGCGTCTGGTTTTGACATTGTGTTTGCAGGACATGCCCATGGTGGACAGGTTAGAATTCCTTTTATCGGCGGTTTAGTTGCACCGAATCAAGGATTCTTTCCAACATATACTGCTGGCAAACATGAGTTGAATCAAACAGTGATGGTGGTAAGCAGGGGCCTTGGGAACAGTATAATTCCGTTGAGATTATTTAATCGACCTGAGATTGTGGAAATCACATTGGAAGTGCTAGATAGTTGATGATTTACTAAGTTATAACTTAGGAGGAAAAGAATTTGTCGGTTAGAACAATTACACCTGAAGAATTATTCGAGAAAATGAGAGCACAAGAAGAATTTGTACTTGTGGATGTACGGGCTGAAGAAAAATATAACGATTTTCATATCGAAAACTCTAATGTATCGGATATGAATATACCTAAAACAGAAATTTTCAGGCTGGAAGACGAATCGGAAGAAAATATAGCTATGTTACCAATGAATCAAGAGCTGATCATTACATGTACGACTGGAAACTCCGCAACGAAATGTGCGAACATTCTCTCTGGTCGTGCCTATGATGTTGTCGTCTTGGAAGGCGGCATTACCGCGTGGATAGAATTTATGAACAAAAAATAAATGACTCTTATACGAGGAATATAAAAAGTCAAAGCTAGCCCGTTGAATACTTGAATTTAGGATTTAGTAAAGGCTAAGAAGAGAGCTACCTTACCAAATCAACTAGTATAATTCACCTCCTCTGTTACACACTACAGTGAAACGGAGGTGCATTGTAAGTGACTGATTGGTTGGAAATTGATTTTTGGGAAATGATCATCCGTACAACTGTGGCGTTTATTATTCTTCTTATTCTTGCAAGGATTATGGGAAAAAAACAGATTTCGCAGTTGACGTTTTTCCATTATGTCACGGGCATTACAATAGGGTCGATCGCAGCGGAAATTTCTGTGAACGCCGAAACGCATTTTTTCAATGGATCCATTGCATTAATATGGTGGGCGGTGTTGACAGTAATTGTGAACTTGTTGACGATTAAATCCATCAAGGCTAGGAAGCTACTTGATGACAAGCCGACGATATTAATCCTAAAAGGAAAAATTAGCGAGCAAGGTATGAAGAAAGCACGGTTTACGTTGAATGACTTAAATATGATGCTTCGTGAGCAAGGGGTATTTTCGATTATGGATGTCAATTATGCGATTCTCGAAACGAACGGTGAGCTGAGTATTTTGAAAAAAGCGAGCCAAGAACCTGCTACTCGACAAGATGTCAAAGCTCCTGGCACTGAGCCTAAATATATTCCGACTGAAATTATTTCTGATGGGAATTTGATAAAGGAAAACTTGACTGAGTTGAAACTCACAGAGGAATGGGTCTATAGTCAATTGAAGAAAAAAGGTATCGGTACAATTGAACAGGTTTATTATGCGGAAATTCAAGGTGATGGGACTCTTCATGTTGATGAGAAAACAGGTAAATAACATTTTAACCAACGGGTATGGCAGAAAGTGTGGCTGTTCCCGTTTTAATGGCAGCTTCACCGACAGCTTGAGCTACTGTATTGACGACGCGCTCGTCAAAGGGATCAGGGATAATGTAATCCGGATGTAAATCTTTTTCATCAATCAATGATGCGATTGCATAGGTAGCGGCCATTTTCATCTCTTCGTTAATGTCACCAGCACGGACGTCAAGCGCGCCTCTGAAAATACCAGGGAAAGCGAGTACGTTATTGACTTGATTCGGATAATCTGAACGTCCTGTTGCGATAATAAAAGCACCATACTGTTTGGCAAGGTCAGGCATTATTTCGGGTGTAGGATTCGCCAAAGCGAAGAGTACAGGTGATTCGTTCATGGACTGAATCATTTTTTCCGTCAACAAGTTAGCGACCGATACACCTATGAAAACATCTGCATTAATCAGCGCGTCAGACAAGCTTCCGGTAACGCCGAATGGATTTGTACTATAAGCCATTTCTACTTTGACGGGATTCATGCCATTAGTTCGTTCTTTATGGATTGTACCTTTTGAGTCACAAAGGATGATGTGACGGCAACCAAGTGTGGTCAGATGTTTAACGATTGCAATTCCTGCAGCACCAGCACCGTTGACGACGATTTTTGCGGTGGACAAGTCCTTTTTAATTAGTTTGAATGCATTGATTAGACCTGCTGCTACGACGATTGCTGTTCCGTGCTGGTCATCGTGGAAAACGGGGATATCACATTCTTCCCGCAAGCGTTTTTCAATTTCAAAACAGCGGGGGGCCGAAATGTCTTCCAAATTAATGCCACCGAAAGTTGGGCTTATCGCTTTTACTGTTTGAATGATTTCTTCCACATTCTTCGTTCCAAGACAAATCGGAAAGGCATCGACATCTGCAAAACGCTTAAGCAGAAGAGCCTTACCTTCCATTACGGGTAAAGCGGCCTCTGGACCAATGTCCCCTAGGCCCAGTACTGCGGTGCCATCAGTGATGACGGCAACAAGATTTCCTTTAATCGTATAATCAAAAACGGTGTTGCGGTCTTTCGCAATTTCCAGACAAGGTTCGGCAACCCCAGGCGAATAAGCCAAACTGAGATCCGCTGCATTTTCGAGCGGTACCGTCGATACAATCTCCATTTTTCCTTTATGCAGTCCATGCATTTCCAAAGCAGAACGATAATCCCTGTCCATGAACGTCCACTCCATTCTTATAAGATAAAAAATGTATAATCATATTATTAGCAGGTAACCAGTTTTAAATCAAATTAATTATTCGGTTAAATCCCAATATTATGTGAATGGTACCGCTTACACACTCATTGTCATTATAAATAGTATGTGAAATATTTATTTTTCAAAACAGCTGAAATGAGCTGATTTCTATGTTAAAATTAATGAATGACAGTCATTCATTAATGGGGGGACATACTTTGAACAAGAAAGAACGGATTATTGAAGCGGCTATTGAAGTGTTTCGTCAACAAGGAATTGAGAAGACAAAAATCTCGGATATCGTGAAAGTGGCAGGCATTGCACAAGGTACTTTTTATTTGTATTTTCCATCCAAGTTATCATTGATGCCTGCAATTGCGGAAGTGATGGTTGCAAAGACATTGGAAATCGTCAAAGATCGAGTGTCGGAAAATGAACCTTTTCCAAAAAGATTGGATCAACTCGTTGATGCTATTTTTGAAGTGAATGAAGAATATCATGAAATCCAGGCACTCATTTACGCGGGCCTTGCATCCACAGAGCATCTGAAAAATTGGGAAACGGTTTACGCGCCTTTTTACGAATGGATTAGTGATGGTTTGAAGCAGGCGATAGAAGACAATGTCATCCGTA is a genomic window of Sporosarcina oncorhynchi containing:
- a CDS encoding GNAT family N-acetyltransferase, coding for MHRLELTVVSRNEAGLSLYKKMGFEIEGTKKHSLFIGDEFVDEYYMSKLIDPVPC
- a CDS encoding TetR family transcriptional regulator; the encoded protein is MGGHTLNKKERIIEAAIEVFRQQGIEKTKISDIVKVAGIAQGTFYLYFPSKLSLMPAIAEVMVAKTLEIVKDRVSENEPFPKRLDQLVDAIFEVNEEYHEIQALIYAGLASTEHLKNWETVYAPFYEWISDGLKQAIEDNVIRNSVNPERTARLVIGLVESAAEQIYLYDTDKEDEAIVQKKEVKEFLRHALSIK
- a CDS encoding glycerophosphodiester phosphodiesterase, which translates into the protein MNIFAHRGASGTYPENTISAFKEASYLPVHGVEFDVHMTADNELVVIHDEKINRTSDGKGYVKDMTLSELKNHDFGSWFSADFAGETIPTLQEVLEVFSSTHHVLNIELKSDIFPYDGMVEKVIELVTAMQMESRVILSSFDHGAIQKAKQLAPSIKTGALFMEVLVNPVDYIRNIPADALHVLFPAAIRPSMQEVFEAGLPVRTFTVNDEKYAKMLEQAGVEAIFTDYPEKMYTILQAKS
- a CDS encoding YitT family protein, whose protein sequence is MSIIHKKSIVFDYIQIIVGATLVGLAFNIFLLPSRIAAGGVSGISTILYELFGYNPAYVQWLINIPLIILGLLLAGKEFSAKTIVGTFFVPFVIFLTAGIDVSIENPLLSSIYGGIMLGIGLGIVYRGNGSTGGTALIAQLLKKYTGMSSGFSQLIVDGVVVVTSAFVFNFELALYALMSIYVTSKVIDFVQLQTSPTKLVLIITESPDKIQSIIQNEIDRGLTKVQSTGGFSNNEKTMIFCVVEQSEAVYLKKLLQTAEPTSFVIFLNASEILGSGFSKAKVHGLNK
- a CDS encoding metallophosphoesterase; the protein is MLKKKLIYIMVGIVAFAYFVYFQNNSIVTSKTVIRSADIPNGFHQYKIVHLSDLHSKNFGRDQQILVRKVSQLKPNIIVFTGDLIDSNRVGDEASLILMKELTTIVPVYYVSGNHEWWSGTFSSLESSLNDLGVRVLRNEHDVVDKGNDKMYIVGIDDPAHGSKSLTERERTEDVIVESIEGIEKDSFTILLSHRPEMLDLYAASGFDIVFAGHAHGGQVRIPFIGGLVAPNQGFFPTYTAGKHELNQTVMVVSRGLGNSIIPLRLFNRPEIVEITLEVLDS
- a CDS encoding prolyl oligopeptidase family serine peptidase, with translation MTVHTKREVVEENYHGTNVQDPYRWLEDPENTEVQAWVDEQNEQTRTYLSTYADRQKLKEKLTDVWNFPKYSVPRKEGDYYYFHMNDGLQNQAVFYRTANLDGRDFEVVLDPNTMNEEGTAAITNLAFTKDGKRMAYGVSLNGSDWQEVKIRNLETGQDEQEILQWCKFSRIAWNEEGTGFYYNRFPDPSTVLAGEESYYNKVYWHEIGTAQEEDKLIFEDLANKEHSFDPILSDDYKYLILNVWKGTENKSRIYYKDLETDSDFIKLLANDDARYSFIGNEDRTFYFMTNYKAPKEKIIAINLDHPSSDEWTDIVPEQEDVLSFGSMINNQFVTGYLHNAYYKMKVYATDGAFVKEIPLPSFVSLSGMSGKKEDTSMFIGYTSYLSPGTTASYDFKSGELTYVFKRDDKFDTTDFETTQIFYPSKDGTKIPMFLTHKKGIELNGENPVLLYGYGGFNVSLTPSFSPALRLWMEEGGVYAVANLRGGGEFGEDWYNAGTLGNKQNVFDDFIAAAEWLIEKKYTRTGKLAIMGGSNGGLLVGACITQRPDLYGAAVCQVPVIDMLRYHKFTVGRYWVTDFGNAEANADHFEFMMKYSPLHNVHEGTSYPPTIITTADTDDRVVPLHAKKFAATLQAAQQGENPILLRVEKNAGHGMGKPTVKIIEEQTDVYSFLFKVLNI
- a CDS encoding thioredoxin family protein, with amino-acid sequence MEKLKSVEQFEQLKNGERTIFMFSADWCPDCRIIEPLLPGLMADYPEYEFIYVDRDEFMDICQQHDIFGIPSFIAYHSGEEVGRFVSKDRKTREEIEAFINELSA
- a CDS encoding YetF domain-containing protein, which gives rise to MTDWLEIDFWEMIIRTTVAFIILLILARIMGKKQISQLTFFHYVTGITIGSIAAEISVNAETHFFNGSIALIWWAVLTVIVNLLTIKSIKARKLLDDKPTILILKGKISEQGMKKARFTLNDLNMMLREQGVFSIMDVNYAILETNGELSILKKASQEPATRQDVKAPGTEPKYIPTEIISDGNLIKENLTELKLTEEWVYSQLKKKGIGTIEQVYYAEIQGDGTLHVDEKTGK
- the metA gene encoding homoserine O-acetyltransferase MetA, translating into MPINIPEQLPAREMLKEEKIFVMDEMRATSQDIRPLNILILNLMPEKERTELQLLRLLGNTPLQVNVSFLNTATYESRNVSKNHLDSFYTTFEKVRNHRYDGLIITGAPIEHLEFEDVAYWDELKQIMDWSKTNVTSVLHICWGAQAALYYHYGINKFELPKKLSGVYSHTLTDPTIELARGFNDLFNAPHSRYTTVSVEQIEQDPRLQLLAVSEDAGAFIIISKDSKHIMVTGHLEYDACTLGEEYARDVAKGIDIAIPENYFPDNDPSKEPLNTWRSHTHLLFSNWLNYYVYQETPYEWD
- a CDS encoding rhodanese-like domain-containing protein produces the protein MSVRTITPEELFEKMRAQEEFVLVDVRAEEKYNDFHIENSNVSDMNIPKTEIFRLEDESEENIAMLPMNQELIITCTTGNSATKCANILSGRAYDVVVLEGGITAWIEFMNKK
- a CDS encoding M23 family metallopeptidase, whose translation is MGSIFIFSQLSSTSVSAQSESEVIDERMRHYFESSSELVPWYHLAAIDQYERNIQQVRPDIEKSPGPISLQFPLEYWIGALNPNSLDTSPLSISFFGGNGTDGNGDGVADRTNPSDVLQTMATHLAFYGPNEAEYKAALWHYYKREATVNQILAIAKLYRHFGTVELDAHTFPIPKRYHYSYRGTFGSSRGWGGRRIHEGTDLFAGYGVPVVATSYGVIEVMGWNNYGGWRIGIRDNHNTYHYYAHLAYFDKGIKEGDVVEPGTLLGYVGSSGYGKEGTSGKFPPHLHYGVYKYNGRTEWSFDPFPALRNWERQK
- a CDS encoding NAD(P)-dependent malic enzyme produces the protein MDRDYRSALEMHGLHKGKMEIVSTVPLENAADLSLAYSPGVAEPCLEIAKDRNTVFDYTIKGNLVAVITDGTAVLGLGDIGPEAALPVMEGKALLLKRFADVDAFPICLGTKNVEEIIQTVKAISPTFGGINLEDISAPRCFEIEKRLREECDIPVFHDDQHGTAIVVAAGLINAFKLIKKDLSTAKIVVNGAGAAGIAIVKHLTTLGCRHIILCDSKGTIHKERTNGMNPVKVEMAYSTNPFGVTGSLSDALINADVFIGVSVANLLTEKMIQSMNESPVLFALANPTPEIMPDLAKQYGAFIIATGRSDYPNQVNNVLAFPGIFRGALDVRAGDINEEMKMAATYAIASLIDEKDLHPDYIIPDPFDERVVNTVAQAVGEAAIKTGTATLSAIPVG
- a CDS encoding AbrB/MazE/SpoVT family DNA-binding domain-containing protein; amino-acid sequence: MRSLGIVRKVDHLGRIVIPKELRNSLHLEKGAPMEIFVDEDMIILRKYVVDEACIVTGEITPENTKLSNGMYISPRGAEILKKEIADNKKWN